DNA from Oncorhynchus masou masou isolate Uvic2021 chromosome 5, UVic_Omas_1.1, whole genome shotgun sequence:
CACTACCCCCATACTGACTCACTACCCCCATACTGACTCACTACCCCCATACTGACTCACTACCCCCATACTGACTCACTACCCCCATACTGACTCACTACCCCATACTGACTCACTACCCCATACTGACACACTACCCCATACTGACACACTACCCCATACTGACTCACTACCCCATACTGACTCACTACCCCATACTGACTCACTACCCCATACTGACTCACTACCCCATACTGACTCACTACCCCATACTGACACACTACCCCATACTGACTCACTACCCCATACTGACTCACTACCCCATACTGACTCACTACCCCATACTGACTCACTACCCCCATACTGACTCAATACCCCCATACTGACTCAATACCCCCATACTGACTCAATACCCCCATACTGACTCAATACCCCCATACTGACGACTCAATACCCCCATACTGACTCAATACCCCCATACTGACTCAATACCCCCATACTGACTCAATACCCCCATACTGACGACTCAATACCCCCATACTGACGACTCAATACCCCCATACTGACGACTCAATACCCCCATACTGACGACTCAATACCCCCATACTGacgactcaataccccataatgactcaatagggtagcctagtggttagagcattggactagtaaccggaaggttgcatgttcaaacccccgagctgacaaggtgcaaatctgtcgttctgcccctgaacaggcagttaacccactgttcctaggccgtcattgaaaataagaatttgttcttaactgacttacctggttaaataaaggtaaaataaaaaaataccccataatgactcgactcaataccccataatgactcctcaataccccataatgacacctcaataccccataatgacacctcaataccccataatgacacctcaataccccataatgacaccacaataccccataatgacaccacaataccccataatgacaccacaataccccataatgacaccacaataccccacaatgacaccacaataccccacaatgacaccacaataccccacaatgacaccacaataccccacaatgacgactcaataccccacaatgacgactcaataccccacaatgacgactcaataccccacaatgacgaCTCAATACCCCACAATGGGGTTGTCACGGGAATTTCATAATTCCTATATGTGTTAATTAACCAATTCAATTTGaaatcactctctctgtttctaaagACTTATTAAAATGAGCGCTGCCATAGAACCACGTACAACagtttatatactgtataaaaTGACTTCATTGGTTCTAGAATGAATCTCCTCCTCtcggccaagacaaagcaggttCAAAAGTTTATTCCAACCCTCTAGCGCACACtcatgacacacacactatatcaagaTTAACTTCTGAAGTCTCACCATTATCTATCACTATTTAGCAGACAGTTCCAGATACGGAAAACCTGGAGAGGCTCTCGCTGTCTTATCTAAACGCCCCAGAGTTATGGTTGAGTCAGTTCAACATAGGTTAATGATCCTTTTTGCTTACTTacaacccattcctccccaacctAGTTGGTGATTATTatgtttaattactccttgtGCAGGCTACATAATCTCTTCCTTATGAACTAACTgtattaatcagatataataaaacagggTAGAGTTTAATTCGTTATAGTTCTATTTAAATGTAGATATTGTTTCGTCATAATTCATAAAATTCCTAACGGGTGTAAATACACTGTATCTAGTGCAAAGGTAATGGGGCGAACTCAGTGGAGTTCAATGTCATGCGTCTGCTTTTCGGCATGGCGTTTCTTCGGCTCGGCAGGCCTGGAGGAGGTGTACAGCCTAACCTATAACCTCTGACCAAAACCTTCCTAACATATAGCCCTACCTGTGTGCCAGGAGACCCCAAGGTACCAGTGCTGTACCAGGTGGAGAGGACCAGGGACGGTCGTAGTTTCAGCGTGCGGTCAGTGAAGGCCATCCAATACGGTCAGCCCATCCTCATCTGCCAGGCCTCCTTCCACAGTAACCAGCCCTCTCCTCTGCAGCACCAGTTCACCATgccctctgtcccccctcctgAAGACCTGCTGACGGGGGAGGAACTCATACAGCTCTACCTCAGGTAACAGTGTTATAACCAGGGGTTGGAAACAAAATGATTTTCCTTTCGTTCTGACCAGAACCACTATTCTTTTTATTTTGCTGGTCAGAACTGTGGAAcgaaaataaagttctgaactgTTCAAACAATCAAAGCTGTTTTCTATCGTTCCTTTAtgttcctttttaaacctctgaaATATATATTTCTAATGGTCCTGGTTCtatgtaactcagttggtaggaCATGGCAATGCTAAGGGTTCACTCTGAACTGATCCTATcgacattctgtgtgtgtgttccagtaagCCAGACTTGGCTGAGAAAGCCAAACAGGGCCTGAACAAGCTGCTAGCTGACGAGGTTCCCATAGAGATTAAACCTGTCAATCCTCCAGACTTCTACCGCTGCGTTGCCATGGAACCCAAGAAGCTGTACTGGGTGCGCGCTAGAGGCCACATCGGTGAGATAAAGAGCCTGTGTATGACTCTGACCCAGGGCTGCCcttccctcttcctggagatctacagtCCTGTgggtttcagtccaaccctaacctACCATACCTGGTTCAGGTATTGGTAAGCAGCTAATTATTCACTCCAAATTAGGGTTGGCGTGaatctacaggagggtagctcagcAGGAAGAGAGTTGGGCAGTCCTGCTCTGACCGGCCCTGCTCTGACCGGCCCTGCTCTGACCGGCCCTGCTCTGACCCTCCCTGCTCTGACCCTCCCTGATCTGACCCGACCTGCTCTGACCCGacctgctctaaccactctgCCAGAGGGAGATGCAGTAAGCTGTGTGTGTTGCCCCAGGTAAAGGTGATATGAAGCTCCACTGCTGTGTGGCAGCCTATGTGTCAGACTATTCGTTCCTGGACACTGCTCTCCTGCCCCATCCCGGGCAGCGCGCCACTTTCTTAGCCTCTCTGGATCACGCCATGTGGTTCCACAACACCTTCAGGGCAGACGAATGGATGCTCTACGAGACTGAGAGCTCTTGGACTGGTAtggacacacatatatacacacacactatacacacacacacactacacacacacacacacacacacacacacacacccccactcacccacacacacttcccacccactcacacacacacacacacatagagagacaggtatggacacacagagacatgcacgcGGACACGCAAAGTTACGGGCAGCAGCATTCCAACTGGTTCTCTGTGTTAGTCTTCCCACATGCTAACGTACGTATGTGTCCACCAGGGGGCAGCAGAGGGCTGGTTCAGGGACGTCTATGGAGGAGAGACGGGGTGCTGGCTGCCAGCTGTGCCCAGGAGG
Protein-coding regions in this window:
- the acot8 gene encoding acyl-coenzyme A thioesterase 8, which encodes MAEKVSGEMSEDSSDSAAAVSQDLRSVLVTSVLNLEKLEIDLYRGTHHWVPRTRRLFGGQIIGQALVAAADSVGENVLAHSLHCYFVRAGDPKVPVLYQVERTRDGRSFSVRSVKAIQYGQPILICQASFHSNQPSPLQHQFTMPSVPPPEDLLTGEELIQLYLSKPDLAEKAKQGLNKLLADEVPIEIKPVNPPDFYRCVAMEPKKLYWVRARGHIGKGDMKLHCCVAAYVSDYSFLDTALLPHPGQRATFLASLDHAMWFHNTFRADEWMLYETESSWTGGSRGLVQGRLWRRDGVLAASCAQEGVLRVKALTTSAVTNESKL